The genome window TAGTTAGTGTAGGACTTATGCGTAAATACCAAAGAAACCGGGTTTTTTACGAGTATTAAAGGCTCAAATCCAGTATTTAGTAAAAAAACGGTTTCTGCGTCTAGGACTGTAGTGGTTAGTGGTTACTGGTGAGTGGTTTTTCTAATAACAAATAAAAAACAACAAATTACCAATGCCCCATGCCCCACGCCCAATCGCCCATGCCCAATCCCCAATATAATTTATGATGTTGCGAGCACCCGAACCTTACGAATAATGTTTAAGAAAGATAAATCTTCCCTGCTGTTTACGATCGGAGCCGCCACACTTCTGATCGGTTTAGGCTTTGTCACTTACTACCTCGTCATTTCCCGTGGGCCCGCCAAAGACTTGCCGGCGGGGGCAACGGTTGTCCCGCAAGATACGATGATGGCTCTATCCATCACCACCGATGAATCCCAGTGGAATAAACTGCGAGAGTTTGGCACGCCCGAGTCAAAAGCTTCGTTTGAGAGGTTTTTAACCGAAATGCGCGATCGGCTTCTCACAAGCAACGGCTACGCCTACGGGCAAGACATTCAACCGTGGGTGGGTAGCACAGCAATGGTAGCCTTTCTCCGCAACAAAATAGCTATACCAGCCCCCTCCCCAGCACCCAACGCGCCCCCGTCTCCGCCAATTCAACAGTCAGTGGCCATTATCCTGCCAATTGCCAACCCGATCAAAGCCAAAGAATTATTAGCAAAACCCAGACCCCTCAGCCAAGGAAAAATAGTTGAGCGTAATTATAAAGGCGTGCAAGTCACAGAAACTCAAGGCGTACCCGATCGCAATTTCTCAGTCGCGGTACTCGGCACAAACTATTTAGCAGTCACCACAGATTCTAGCGCTACAGATAGAATAATCGACACCTACAAAGGCGAACCTTCCCTAGCCAAAACCCCTGGCTATGCAGACGCCATAGACAAAATAAAAAGCCCGGGCGCCTTCGGTCAAATCTACGTCAATATGCCAGTAGCGGCCGCCTATGCCGCCGCCAACTCAGCCCGCGAAATTTCGCCAGAAAACCTCGAAAAACTGCAACAAAATCAGGGATTTGCCACCACAGCGACGCTAGAAGAAGAAGGAATTGCCTTCAAATCTGTCTCTTGGCTAAAACCAGATTCTACCAGAAGGATAGCAGTAGAAAACAATGCTCTAAAAATGGTTAATCGCCTGCCAAGCAATACAATAATGATGGTATCCGGCGGCAACTTGCAGCGTTTGTGGCAAGACTACGTATTGGGAGCCGATGCCAACCCGATTTCCCCGATTAATCCCCAAGTTTTACGCACAGGTTTAAAATCCACTACCGGCATGGATTTAGATAAAGACTTGATGAACTGGATGGCGGGAGAATTTTCTCTCTCATTAATACCAGCGCCCGCACAGAATCCCAAAGACAAATTTGCTGCCGGGTTTGTATTTATGGTGGAAACAAACAACCGGGGCGCCGCCGACAAATCCCTGAAACAGCTTGATGAAACGATGAAAACTAAAGGGTTTAGAGTGGAGGAAATTCAAGTCGGCGGCAAACCGGCGATTAAATGGACATCGCCGTTTGGAGGGATTACGGTAACTCGCGGCTGGATGAACGATGTAGCGTTTATGACAGTAGGAGCTCCAGTGGTTGATGCGATCGTTCCGGCACCGAAAAGTCCGCTTTTAAGCAGCGAACTGTTCCAGAAAACTGTACGATCGCAACTTCAACCCCACAACGGCAATTTCTTCATCGACACCGAGAGTGCGTTTAACCCGAAAAACCTAGCTTTGCCGGAGTTTCCTCCCAACCAAAAAATTTGGATTGACGCCACGCGGTCGATCGGCGTTACAGCGGCCGTCATTGGCGATCGTACCACCCGTTATGACGCTTTTGTCGGTCTCAAAAAATCCACCCAATCCACTCCTTCTGCAAATCCTTCACCCAATCTTGCTTCACCGCGCCCTGCTTCACCGAGCCCTGCTTCTCCCAGTCCCTCGCCCACTGTCCAAACTTCACCCAATTAACTCTTAAATCCTTCCACAAATCCGCCTGCACATCCCCTTAAACACCAACAGGGCGATCGATTAAAACCCAAAACCAGGCGATCGAAATCGGCAATAGTGGACTTGACTACAAGAGGGAAATAGAGCCGGATTTAAGTAGTTTTACTTCACAAAACCTCACACAAAAAACAACCAAAAACCCGGTTTTTTATTTAAATAAACCGGGTTTCTGAATATCCTAACAATTTGACTTACTGAAGAATAATTCAGAATTAAACAGCCAGAATCCAGAAGGGATTCTGTGCGACAGGATGGAGAATCGAGGTTGAAAGCCCCCGATTTTAATCGTGGAGCATAAAAAAATCTTTCCGCTACCGTTAATCCTCACTTCAGGCATGGGGTATTCTGAATTCAGAATTCTGGATTCTGACTCCTGCTCATTTCTGCTTTTCATAATTTTAATTTTCGGCAAGTGTATAGTATTTTTTGTTTTGTATAAAATATTTTGGGATGTTTCCGGGTCAGTCTTGGACGCAGAAACCTAGTTTTTGAACCCCTATACTTCCTTCAGACTCTCAATAATAGTTAAAAAACCGGGTCGCGCGGCGTCGGAGGGTCTCTAGGAAGGCCGTTTTTGTTTTTTTTTATTAATATGTCATGCGGCAGATACAGAGCCTAGGCATTTCGAGTTATATTTAGATTGTGGAAAAGATACGCTGAAAAATTTGCAAAATCAGACGCAAATTCTACCCATTGAGTCCTGAATGCACTTGCAGTCAGAAACCCGGTTGCTTCATAAATATAGCGTCTTCAACCGTTCCGAAAAAACTATGCAGATCTTGGCATTCCCAGTCAGCACCTGTACAACATCGGAACCTGCTGTCAAGCATCTTAACTGACTGCGTTCATCCATGACACCGTGATGTAAACGCCAGGATTATGCACTGTCGAAGGCGATAAAGGAACGAGTCAACAGGTTGAAAGCTAAGCGTATCGCTTTCCTCACCAGGGAACGTGAATATTTACCAGGCAAACCTTACTTAGCAATAAGACTGACAAAATAGTTCACGAATACCCCCTCTGAAAATGAGGGGTAGATTTCCTATCTTCTACACACATTGACCAGGCACAGCACAGATGTGCAGATACAGCGTATTCCAGGTTTATGAAGTACACCCTAGAAACCGGGTTTCTTTACAGTTGTCGCCTCTGGTACTGATTCAGTTGCTCGAAACCAGGTTTTTGGCGATATACATCTACATGGAATATGCTGTATTTAGTGACACAGCCGTCAACCAAGTTTTTTCTACAAAGCCAGTTTCTTTACCTAATTTCTGTGATTTATATATTTTACCCATTAAAAACTTATGAAAACCGTCAAAAATATTCAAAAAACGTCAAAATTCCTATCAAAAGCAAGAATAAGCAAACTGACACTTGCTCTGCAAATAGTCTTAATAAATCTTTACTTTTTGCAAGCCAAAGCAGAAGGTCAAACAATTGTTCCAGCGGCGGACGCAACGGGTACTACCGTCACTCCTGCAGCCCAAAACGGGACTCCTGGGCAACCAACTCGCTTCGATATTCAAGGCGGACAATTATCGAGCGATCGACAAAATCTTTTCCACAGCTTTAAAGAATTCGGCTTGTCGGAAAATCAGATTGCCAACTTTATATCAAACCCCAACATTCGCAACATTTTAGCGGGCATAGGCGGAGGCAACCCCTCGATTATTAACGGCTTAATTCAAGTAACCGGCGGCAATTCTAACTTGTTTCTGATGAATCCATCCGGCATCATATTTGGCAACAGTGCCAGTTTAAACGTGCCGGCTTCTTTCACAGCAACCACCGCCACCGCTATTGGATTTGGTTCAAACTCCTTTAACGCTGTCGGTACTAGCACTTACACATCTCTGATAGGCACGCCCAATTCCTTTACTTTTGGAGCCGCTAAAGCAGGGGCAATTCTCAGCACGGCCGACTTAGCAGTCAAGTCAGGGCAGAACTTAACCTTGCTCGGCGGTACCGTTGTCAGCACAGGCAGCCTTTCGGCCCCAGGCGGTCAAATTACCGTCGCATCAGTCTCCGGGACAAATTTAGTGCGCCTCAGCCAGCGAGGCAATTTGCTGAGTTTGGAAATCGAGCCGCCCTCAGCAACGAGCAGCACTGGAACATCCAGCACAGCTTCGACATTCTCGATCGCATCCTTGCCCGAACTGCTCACAGGCCTCGGTCAAACAAACGCTACAGGCCTCAGCGTCAATGCCAGCGGTGAAGTGGTACTCACGGCCTCTAACCGAGCAGTAGCTGCGGGGGATGTGGCACTAAGAGATGCAAACGCTCGGGCGATCGAAATTCAAGCAGCCAACACCGTTGCAGTCAGCGGAAACCTGACAAGTTCCCAAGGCGGCCCAATCGCCATAGAAGCTAGTGGCGACATTCGCACTGTCGGTCTCGACTCCCACTCCGACACCACTGCAGGCGGCAACATCACCGTCACCAGCCGTACAGGAAAAGTAGAAACAGGCAATATCAACGCAGGGTCGATCGACAAAAACAGCAACGCCGGAGACGTTAGTATTGCAGCACCCTCAAGCAGCATCCAAACAGGGTTCATAGACGCCAATTCCCAAGAAAAACAAGGCGGCGCAGTCACCCTCAACGCCCGCAACGACATCGAAGTAACCCATATCAACACCGAAGGCCTAACAGCCGGAGGAGAGATTGACATTACAGCCGGCGGTAATTTCCGAGCTACAGGCACTTTCACAAACGATAACAACTGCTTGTCGCAACCTTGCAGCATTTCCGCATCCGCGACTGGTAGCGCCAATGGTGGAGATATCACCATTCGCCACGGTGGCGAAGCCTCGAACACTCCTTTCAGCGTCGGGCCCGACTATAACAAACTCAACGGTACTGCTGGCAGCATTGCCACTGGGGGTCCAAAGAAGGAAAACGTGATTACAAAGGGAGGTTATTTCAGCCCCAACCCTCAAATAGTACAGCCGACGCAAATTAACATTACGGCTTCTTCTGTCTCGCCAGCACCAACACCAGCACCCGCACCGACACCAGCACCCGCGCCGACACCGGCCCCAGCCCCAGCCCCAGCACCAGCCCCAGCCCCGACACCAGCACCCGCGCCGACACCAGCACCCGCGCCGACACCAGCCCCAGCCCCAGCGCCAGCCCCAGCACCCGCGCCGACACCAGCACCCGCGCCGACACCAGCCCCAGCGCCAGCCCCAGCGCCAGCCCCAGCACCGACACCAGCCCCAGCGCCAGTCCCAGCGCCGACACCAGCCCCAGCGCCAGCCCCAGCGCCGACACCGCCGACACCGCCGACACCGCCGACACCGCCGACACCGCCGACACCGCCGACACCAGCCCCAGCGCCGACACCAGCACCAGCGCCTGCACCAGCGCCTGCACCAGCGCCTGCACCAGCGCCTGCACCCGCACCCGCACCCGTACCCGCACCCGTACCCGCACCCGTACCCGTACCCGCACCCGTACCCGCACCCGCACCCGAACCAGCGCCTGCACCCGCACCCGTACCCGCACCCGCACCAGCGCCTGCACCCGCACCCGTACCCGCACCCGTACCCGCACCCGCACCAGCGCCGATATCAAATTTGCCGACACCAGTGCCAGCACCCGTACCCGCACCAGCGCCAGCACCAGCACCATCACCCGCACCCGCACCAGCGCCGATATCAAATTTGCCGATCGCACCCACAATTACTCCAAATCCAGCGCCAGTCTCAAATTTGCCGATCGCACCCACAATTACTCCAAATCCAGCGCCAGTCTCAAATTTGCCGACCGCACCCACAATTACTCCAAATCCAGCGCCAGTCTCAAATTTGCCGACCGCACCCACAATTACTCCAAATCCAGCGCCAGTCTCAAATTTGCCGACCGCACCCACAATTACTCCAAATCCAGCGCCAGTCTCAAATTTGCCGATCGCACCCACAATTACTCCAAATCCAGCGCCAGTCTCAAATTTGCCGATCGCACCCACAATTACTCCAAATCCAGCGCCGATATCAAATTTGCCGATCGCACCCACAATTCCTCAAAATCCAGCGCCGATATCAAATTTGCCGATCGCACCCACAATTACTCCAAATCCAGTGGTTGCGCCTGCTGCTGCGCCCATAAATCTCGCACCGATACCGACACCGGAGCTCGCAGCCAACCGGCCGCCCAGCACAAATCCTTTATTTTCCCCCAGCTTACAACAGCAAA of Oscillatoria nigro-viridis PCC 7112 contains these proteins:
- a CDS encoding DUF3352 domain-containing protein; this translates as MFKKDKSSLLFTIGAATLLIGLGFVTYYLVISRGPAKDLPAGATVVPQDTMMALSITTDESQWNKLREFGTPESKASFERFLTEMRDRLLTSNGYAYGQDIQPWVGSTAMVAFLRNKIAIPAPSPAPNAPPSPPIQQSVAIILPIANPIKAKELLAKPRPLSQGKIVERNYKGVQVTETQGVPDRNFSVAVLGTNYLAVTTDSSATDRIIDTYKGEPSLAKTPGYADAIDKIKSPGAFGQIYVNMPVAAAYAAANSAREISPENLEKLQQNQGFATTATLEEEGIAFKSVSWLKPDSTRRIAVENNALKMVNRLPSNTIMMVSGGNLQRLWQDYVLGADANPISPINPQVLRTGLKSTTGMDLDKDLMNWMAGEFSLSLIPAPAQNPKDKFAAGFVFMVETNNRGAADKSLKQLDETMKTKGFRVEEIQVGGKPAIKWTSPFGGITVTRGWMNDVAFMTVGAPVVDAIVPAPKSPLLSSELFQKTVRSQLQPHNGNFFIDTESAFNPKNLALPEFPPNQKIWIDATRSIGVTAAVIGDRTTRYDAFVGLKKSTQSTPSANPSPNLASPRPASPSPASPSPSPTVQTSPN
- a CDS encoding CHAT domain-containing protein, with protein sequence MKTVKNIQKTSKFLSKARISKLTLALQIVLINLYFLQAKAEGQTIVPAADATGTTVTPAAQNGTPGQPTRFDIQGGQLSSDRQNLFHSFKEFGLSENQIANFISNPNIRNILAGIGGGNPSIINGLIQVTGGNSNLFLMNPSGIIFGNSASLNVPASFTATTATAIGFGSNSFNAVGTSTYTSLIGTPNSFTFGAAKAGAILSTADLAVKSGQNLTLLGGTVVSTGSLSAPGGQITVASVSGTNLVRLSQRGNLLSLEIEPPSATSSTGTSSTASTFSIASLPELLTGLGQTNATGLSVNASGEVVLTASNRAVAAGDVALRDANARAIEIQAANTVAVSGNLTSSQGGPIAIEASGDIRTVGLDSHSDTTAGGNITVTSRTGKVETGNINAGSIDKNSNAGDVSIAAPSSSIQTGFIDANSQEKQGGAVTLNARNDIEVTHINTEGLTAGGEIDITAGGNFRATGTFTNDNNCLSQPCSISASATGSANGGDITIRHGGEASNTPFSVGPDYNKLNGTAGSIATGGPKKENVITKGGYFSPNPQIVQPTQINITASSVSPAPTPAPAPTPAPAPTPAPAPAPAPAPAPTPAPAPTPAPAPTPAPAPAPAPAPAPTPAPAPTPAPAPAPAPAPAPTPAPAPVPAPTPAPAPAPAPTPPTPPTPPTPPTPPTPPTPAPAPTPAPAPAPAPAPAPAPAPAPAPAPVPAPVPAPVPVPAPVPAPAPEPAPAPAPVPAPAPAPAPAPVPAPVPAPAPAPISNLPTPVPAPVPAPAPAPAPSPAPAPAPISNLPIAPTITPNPAPVSNLPIAPTITPNPAPVSNLPTAPTITPNPAPVSNLPTAPTITPNPAPVSNLPTAPTITPNPAPVSNLPIAPTITPNPAPVSNLPIAPTITPNPAPISNLPIAPTIPQNPAPISNLPIAPTITPNPVVAPAAAPINLAPIPTPELAANRPPSTNPLFSPSLQQQNQISNSLQQRISPPASWNLDASKLPIDLGAVIFPVEERFTREFVDYLNLPSNTIATLEDAQNTLRSVQQATGIKPALIYISFVPRGSTVDRPYSSSSILRVEQQIQASDELEMMVIAPEGLPVRQRIPGTSRAQVMEAVRKFRDELTNPVKRNTKSYLPLAQQLYQWMVAPLEAELQAKGIENLSFISDMGLRSIPMGALHDGKGFLVERYSVGAMPSLSLTDTSPANFKNTQVLAMGASQFLEMSPLPAVEIEVSTITPQQWPGKSFLNEAFTLANLKSQRQQQPFGMIHLATHAEFRSGAPSQSFIQLWDTKLRLDQLRQMNWHSPQVELLVLSACKTAVGDREAELGFGGLAVQAGVKSAMATLWYVSDEGSLGLMAEFYRQLKTAPIKAEALRQAQLAMLRGEVRIEGGMLHTSVGNLPLPPELANTTSQNFSHPYYWSAFRMIGNPW